A section of the Cydia splendana chromosome 1, ilCydSple1.2, whole genome shotgun sequence genome encodes:
- the LOC134790412 gene encoding E3 ubiquitin-protein ligase Arkadia-like — protein sequence MTEKGYEGEQSSPVWDMPGPSSLAAILDTAFTSSASDNPSRHEEMECEALFAESDDDVEVLPAPEEAISSGRSDHAPKRVISSNYVNSTSPAQAFQVNITPLPHPASARTPIPDEYQPLPDSSSSLDYMLGVTGTDGAHPMTSIGHGRIPDLNMRYQPKPMPMNQQRGLYFPSYSHYGHSVRPTRDYVVGPHNTNNVIVVSDDRNFLNHPINYTVPVAEPSSRDTIPHMTYQTLQPAVENIFGSRMSAASNLLDATSISLERPSRKLNISPRRRQSKENEVNPNLIEVSSEEEEDNTSTPRKRQSDNSVEQQQAADSEYPVHSVNAASGSGNGALDLASPQIKREPTEVATEASGDAEMTRHSQPGHVCAGRLGNGHYTTPTQPTHYVHNNHVKQENRTCANAHGPHCSCSMNHVHGNCMHTHSGHHRDFCHNNPSHIEAQNLQHHHHHHHRIRPCVHNNTVNINPTASRIKEEPVTQIAVKQEASASAAPNSEPIPVQVPVIKVESQQAQVKIEPGQSSSQSSRVEEQVSVKAEGDLQRRRDVDAAGDRQEPSPQPGPSSGRSAPDSDSKPINVNNKEESSTSSGNETLLAPDLQLDWVSDSSSDDDVQVLEEDPSFREVIDLTSPRAPSPAAAPAACFSQPRPDLLLQAPPAQHFMRTRVRVGGCVVACRGCCCAPHAPHAHAPLVRAPRAHHAPHLHPLRDVSAPPYRVHEQLWHSQRHMLEMQRRSMARESAGGGLAHFPPPPTTMLGFPDYFERLDTNGPNVDFESTRPMMQGPHVHHHMHHYLQMYPPHLHISIHPSGYGSLSEAMSREAAVARRAARGASLAVIERNTYRHAYPRHPGMPDEKCTICLSIFEVDSHCRRLPCMHLFHMECVDQWLSTNKHCPICRVDIETHLNKDAAF from the exons ATGACTGAAAAGGGTTACGAAGGTGAGCAATCTAGTCCCGTGTGGGACATGCCCGGCCCGTCATCGCTGGCCGCTATTTTGGACACGGCGTTTACTTCTTCAGCATCTGACAACCCATCAAGGCATG AAGAAATGGAATGCGAAGCGTTGTTCGCCGAGAGCGACGACGACGTGGAAGTATTGCCGGCGCCTGAAGAGGCCATATCGTCTGGCAGAAGCGACCATGCCCCCAAACGTGTCATTTCATCGAATTACGTTAATTCCACATCACCTGCCCAAGCGTTTCAAGTAAACATCACGCCATTGCCGCACCCCGCCTCGGCGCGTACACCCATTCCTGATGAGTACCAGCCGCTGCCAGATAGCTCCAGCTCACTAGATTATATGCTTGGGGTTACTGGTACTGATGGTGCTCACCCCATGACATCTATTGGTCATGGAAGGATACCAGATCTCAACATGAGGTACCAACCTAAGCCTATGCCTATGAACCAACAAAGAGGGTTATACTTTCCCAGCTACTCTCATTATGGGCATAGTGTGCGGCCCACACGGGACTATGTAGTTGGACCACACAACACTAATAATGTAATTGTGGTTAGTGATGACAGGAATTTCTTAAATCATCCAATAAACTATACAGTTCCTGTTGCTGAACCTTCTTCACGGGATACTATCCCTCATATGACATATCAAACTTTACAACCTGccgttgaaaatatttttggcaGTCGTATGTCTGCTGCTTCTAATCTTCTAGATGCCACTTCCATTAGTTTGGAGAGACCAAGCCGTAAGCTGAATATATCTCCACGGAGGAGACAATCTAAAGAGAATGAGGTCAATCCAAACTTGATTGAAGTAAGctcagaagaagaagaagacaatACTTCGACTCCAAGGAAAAGACAGAGTGACAACAGTGTGGAGCAGCAACAAGCTGCAGACTCAGAATACCCTGTCCACAGTGTCAATGCTGCTTCTGGTAGTGGAAATGGTGCATTGGATCTGGCCTCTCCTCAGATAAAGAGGGAACCAACTGAAGTTGCTACGGAAGCATCTGGAGACGCAGAGATGACTAGACACAGCCAGCCCGGGCATGTGTGTGCGGGAAGACTGGGGAACGGGCATTACACTACTCCCACACAGCCCACCCACTATGTGCACAATAACCATGtcaaacaagaaaatcgaactTGTGCTAATGCTCACGGGCCACATTGCTCCTGTTCCATGAACCATGTTCATGGAAATTGCATGCACACTCACTCTGGGCACCATCGGGACTTTTGTCACAACAACCCTTCCCACATAGAAGCACAAAACCTACAACACCACCACCATCACCATCACAGAATCAGGCCTTGTGTTCATAATAACACTGTCAACATTAATCCAACCGCATCTCGGATCAAGGAGGAGCCTGTCACTCAGATAGCAGTTAAACAAGAAGCAAGTGCCTCAGCTGCACCCAATAGTGAACCAATACCAGTGCAGGTTCCAGTTATTAAAGTAGAATCTCAACAAGCTCAGGTCAAAATTGAGCCGGGACAGTCAAGTTCCCAAAGCAGCAGGGTAGAGGAGCAAGTGAGCGTGAAGGCAGAGGGTGACCTGCAGCGGCGGCGCGATGTGGACGCCGCGGGCGACCGCCAGGAGCCCTCGCCGCAACCAGGCCCCAGCTCTGGAAGAAGTGCACCAGATTCAGATAGTAAACCTATAAATGTTAATAATAAG GAAGAAAGTTCCACATCATCTGGAAATGAGACATTATTGGCCCCAGATTTGCAGTTGGATTGGGTGTCAGACTCCAGTTCAGATGACGATGTACAAGTGTTGGAAGAAGACCCCAGTTTT CGCGAGGTGATTGACCTGACGTCGCCGCGCGCGCCGagcccggcggcggcgccggccgCCTGCTTCTCCCAGCCGCGCCCCGAcctgctgctgcaggcgccgcCGGCGCAGCATTTCATGCGCACTAG GGTACGCGTCGGTGGATGCGTGGTGGCGTGCCGCGGCTGCTGCTGCGCGCCGCACGCGCCGCATGCGCACGCGCCGCTCGTGCGCGCCCCGCGCGCGCACCACGCGCCGCACCTGCACC CTCTTCGCGACGTATCGGCACCACCGTACCGCGTGCACGAGCAGTTGTGGCACAGCCAACGGCATATGCTG GAGATGCAGCGACGCAGCATGGCGCGCGAGTCTGCGGGCGGCGGGCTGGCGCACTTCCCGCCGCCGCCCACCACTATGCTGGGG TTTCCTGATTACTTCGAACGGCTAGACACAAACGGACCTAATGTCGATTTTGAATCAACAAGACCAATGAT GCAAGGTCCCCACGTGCACCACCACATGCACCACTACCTTCAGATGTACCCGCCACACTTACATATCTCCATACATCCTTCG GGCTACGGCTCGCTGTCGGAGGCGATGTCGCGCGAGGCGGCGGtggcgcggcgcgcggcgcggggcgcgtcGCTGGCGGTGATCGAGCGCAACACGTACCGCCACGCCTACCCGCGCCACCCCGGCATGCCCGACGAGAAGTGCACCATCTGCCTCTCCATCTTCGAGGTGGACTCCCACTGCag GCGACTCCCCTGCATGCACCTGTTCCACATGGAGTGCGTGGACCAGTGGCTCAGCACCAACAAGCACTGCCCCATCTGCCGCGTCGACATCGAGACGCACCTCAACAAGGATGCCGCCTTCTAA
- the LOC134796075 gene encoding uncharacterized protein LOC134796075, whose amino-acid sequence MFTRRLLSTIKTIYRVHRTIRQKLRIVSPVTLPFLTQVSCEANQKDEQPVISDEEKLGHEFLIRQATTVNVNAATQLLTVTMVAIQDTSERLREALSKEICLVKQALEWGEDSTPPQHWDQLVAVRGSLCDLKHNLRVLLSYMDYAEKLATVAAEISYLSGNIAASDAICERIDHACRSCNAQKQQTHALQQESLEVQQQAIAAAPQLQEKLVEQPSQAVKQ is encoded by the exons ATGTTTACACGTAGACTACTAAGTActataaaaacaatatatagGGTGCATAGGACGATTAGACAAAAACTACGTATAGTTTCACCGGTTACATTACCCTTTCTCACGCAAGTCTCCTGCGAAGCAAACCAAAAAGATGAGCAACCAGTTATTTCGGATGAAGAGAAATTGGGACATGAATTTCTCATTCGCCAGGCAACTACTGTCAATGTAAATGCTGCCACCCAACTACTCACTGTGACTATGGTTGCTATACAGGACACGAGCGAGAG ATTAAGAGAAGCACTGTCCAAGGAAATCTGCTTAGTAAAGCAAGCACTAGAATGGGGAGAAGATAGCACTCCTCCTCAACACTGGGATCAGCTGGTTGCTGTGCGAGGATCTCTCTGTGATCTTAAACATAATCTTAGGGTTCTTTTGA GTTATATGGATTATGCAGAAAAACTAGCAACAGTTGCTGCAGAAATATCTTACTTGTCTGGTAACATTGCTGCATCAGATGCCATTTGTGAGAGAATAGACCATGCATGCAG GAGCTGTAACGCACAAAAGCAGCAGACGCATGCGCTGCAGCAGGAGTCGCTGGAGGTGCAGCAGCAGGCCATCGCTGCCGCCCCACAGCTGCAAGAGAAACTGGTTGAACAACCTTCACAAGCTGTAAAGCAGTGA
- the LOC134790423 gene encoding uncharacterized protein LOC134790423, producing the protein MSDLTLLDLPFDILSKIFKFLALSDLSNVMLTCKTLKTFITEDNTIWRSFTNLFVRNSVDNRSQPLSSYSLCRVSRNWCNGIYKQKTLRYNTKYMPWVKFHNSEAVLIALGSKLCCYPVDQQGLKDSGYIWSVEVPKVKRNDIRTNDISRFVVKNGLLVCGNRDGCAIVYKFKGTRQKPYLLHHIQDCHDGGQSEVSAVELIHTGDVSIAVTASCTSPNLCYWYNNGIEHDMNAPAKLKFYKTSDIIRVPNQRIVGLRCLSVNKSQTKLAIGPDGNSKPLLVDVTMSKFVSCTNMSPDIRQAVRDVQWHDENTIAYVTHAGKLQLIDTRTFEVVYDSKDPFLVTLYCVKTDGDRAILAGAGEHSRCVLYDQRNAKCHVQMYFTSKRPSPVYGLDFDSTRLIAATDLNLVSLNFNIRADKRRQRDYSSFDFKIA; encoded by the exons ATGTCAGATTTAACTCTTCTTGATCTaccttttgatattttatctaAAATCTTCAAATTTTTAGCATTATCAGACCTGAGCAATGTAATGCTCACTTGTAAAACTTTGAAGACCTTTATTACAGAAGACAATACAATTTGGAGATCTTTCACTAACCTATTCGTTCGCAACAGTGTCGATAACAG GTCCCAGCCACTCTCATCCTATTCATTATGTAGAGTTTCACGAAATTGGTGTAATGGAATTTACAAACag AAAACTCTCCGttataatacaaaatacatgccCTGGGTGAAGTTTCACAATTCAGAAGCTGTGCTGATAGCACTTGGATCAAAACTATGTTGCTATCCTGTCGACCAACAGGGTTTAAAGGATAGTGGATATATATGGAGTGTGGAAGTACCAAAAGTTAAACGAAATGACATAAGAACAAATGATATATCAAGATTTGTGGTTAAAAATGGTCTCCTTGTATGTGGAAATAG AGATGGATGTGCTATTGTTTATAAATTTAAGGGCACAAGGCAAAAGCCGTACTTGCTCCACCATATCCAAGACTGTCATGACGGGGGCCAGTCAGAAGTTTCTGCAGTGGAACTGATTCATACTGGAGATGTGTCCATTGCAGTCACTGCTTCATGCACCAGTCCTAACCTTTGCTACTGGTACAATAATGGAATAGAGCATGATATGAATGCACCTGCAAAGTTAAAGTTTTATAAAA CTTCAGATATAATCAGAGTACCAAACCAACGTATTGTGGGTTTGAGATGCCTATCAGTAAATAAATCACAAACTAAATTAGCTATTGGCCCAGATGGAAATAGTAAGCCTCTTTTAGTTGATGTCACAAT GTCGAAATTTGTCTCTTGCACCAATATGTCCCCTGATATAAGGCAAGCAGTGCGAGATGTGCAGTGGCATGATGAGAACACAATTGCTTATGTCACGCATGCTGGGAAACTGCAACTCATTGATACTAGAACTTTTGAAGTT GTATATGATTCAAAGGACCCATTCTTAGTGACCCTGTACTGTGTGAAGACTGATGGTGACCGTGCCATCCTAGCGGGTGCTGGAGAACACTCTAGATGTGTGCTGTATGATCAAAGAAATGCCAAATGTCATGTTCAG ATGTACTTCACTTCAAAGAGGCCTTCGCCTGTATACGGTTTAGATTTCGACTCAACTAGgcttatagcagcaacagaccTCAATCTTGTTAGTCTTAACTTCAACATAAGAGCTGACAAAAGGAGACAGCGAGATTATTCTTCCTTTGATTTTAAGATTGCTTAA